A stretch of the Nicotiana tabacum cultivar K326 chromosome 6, ASM71507v2, whole genome shotgun sequence genome encodes the following:
- the LOC107776341 gene encoding purple acid phosphatase 2-like, with translation MGVSRTSFLGCFILAVLGLIINASILCRGGITSSFVRKVEKTIDMPMDSDVFSVPPGYNAPQQVHITQGDHVGKAMIVSWVTMDEPGSSTVLYWSNNSKQKNKAKGTVTTYRFYNYTSGYIHHCIIKHLKFNTKYYYEVGISHNPRTFWFVTPPQVGPDVPYTFGLIGDLGQSFDSNRTLTHYELNPIKGQTVLFVGDLSYADNYPNHDNTRWDTWGRFVERSVAYQPWIWTTGNHEIDFAPEIGETKPFKPYTHRYRVPYKSSNSTAPFWYSIKRASAYIIVLSSYSAYGMYTPQYQWLYEELPKVNRCQTPWLIVLLHSPWYNSYNYHFMEGETMRVMYEPWFVQYKVDVVFAGHVHAYERSERVSNVAYNIVNGKCTPIRDQSAPIYITIGDGGNIEGLANSMTEPQPEYSAFREASFGHATLDIKNRTHAYYSWHRNQEGYAVEADKLWLYNRFWHPVDDSTTPKS, from the exons AtgggtgtgtcaagaacaagttTTCTTGGGTGTTTTATTCTTGCAGTTTTGGGTTTGATTATCAATGCATCCATATTATGCAGAGGTGGAATTACAAGCAGTTTTGTTAGGAAAGTTGAGAAGACCATTGATATGCCTATGGACAGTGATGTCTTCAGTGTGCCTCCTGGCTATAATGCACCTCAACAG GTTCACATAACACAAGGAGATCATGTTGGGAAGGCAATGATTGTCTCATGGGTGAcaatggatgaacctggttcgaGTACAGTTTTATACTGGAGTAACAACAGCAAGCAAAAGAATAAGGCCAAGGGAACTGTTACTACATACAGATTCTACAATTATACTTCTGGTTACATCCACCACTGCATTATTAAGCATTTGAAG TTCAATACCAAATATTACTATGAGGTGGGGATCAGTCATAACCCAAGAACCTTCTGGTTTGTGACTCCTCCACAAGTTGGCCCTGATGTTCCTtatacttttggacttatag GGGATCTTGGTCAGAGTTTTGATTCAAATAGGACACTCACACATTATGAATTAAATCCAATCAAGGGGCAGACAGTGTTGTTTGTTGGCGATTTATCTTATGCAGATAACTATCCTAATCATGACAACACAAGATGGGATACATGGGGAAGGTTTGTAGAAAGAAGTGTTGCTTATCAACCTTGGATCTGGACAACAGGGAATCATGAGATAGATTTTGCTCCTGAAATT GGGGAAACAAAACCATTTAAGCCCTATACTCATCGATATCGTGTCCCTTATAAATCATCAAACAGTACAGCTCCCTTTTGGTATTCAATCAAGAGAGCATCAGCATACATCATAGTTTTGTCCTCATATTCAGCTTATG GCATGTACACTCCACAATATCAATGGCTTTATGAAGAGCTACCGAAAGTTAACAGGTGCCAGACACCATGGCTGATTGTTCTATTGCATTCGCCGTGGTATAACAGCTACAACTATCACTTTATGGAAGGGGAGACCATGAGAGTAATGTATGAGCCATGGTTTGTGCAGTACAAAGTTGATGTTGTTTTTGCAGGTCATGTTCATGCTTATGAGCGATCG gAACGTGTATCCAATGTGGCTTACAACATAGTCAATGGAAAATGCACTCCAATTCGCGATCAGTCTGCCCCTATATACATAACAATTGGTGACGGTGGAAATATTGAAGGCCTAGCCAATAG CATGACAGAGCCACAGCCAGAGTACTCTGCATTTCGAGAGGCTAGTTTTGGTCATGCTACTCTTGATATCAAGAATAGAACTCATGCTTATTATAGTTGGCATCGTAATCAAGAAGGATATGCTGTGGAAGCTGATAAGTTGTGGCTTTATAATCGTTTTTGGCATCCAGTTGATGATTCTACAACACCCAAATCATGA
- the LOC107776340 gene encoding secreted RxLR effector protein 161-like → MERYKTRLVAQCYNQQEGLDYIETFSPVAKMVTVRVVVALAAASSEKPVCTPLEFNHKLTFVDFDQEVNKNAYADILVEDKGIYQILIGRLLYLTMTRPDITFVVQLLSQYMHTPKVSHMEAAKRVIRYIKSTPELGLFMPTGSYNQLVAYCDSEWVAYVESRRSVSGYVVKFGGALISWKSKN, encoded by the exons ATGGAGAGATATAAGACCAGATTAGTAGCCCAATGCTACAACCAACAAGAAGGCCTAGACTACATAGAAACATTCTCACCAGTAGCCAAAATGGTTACTGTGAGAGTTGTAGTTGCCTTAGCTGCTGCTTCCA GTGAAAAACCAGTCTGTACACCCCTTGAGTTCAATCATAAACTCACTTTTGTTGATTTTGATCAGGAAGTAAACAAGAATGCATATGCAGATATATTAGTTGAAGATAAAGGCATCTATCAGATATTGATAGGTAGATTATTGTACCTAACTATGACAAGGCCGGATATAACTTTTGTAGTACAACTGCTCAGTCAATATATGCATACACCCAAAGTCTCTCATATGGAAGCTGCAAAGAGAGTGATAAGGTACATTAAGTCTACACCAGAACTTGGACTTTTTATGCCTACTGGTAGCTACAATCAACTTGTAGCATATTGTGATTCTGAATGGGTAGCATATGTGGAGTCTAGAAGATCAGTTTCTGGATATGTGGTAAAGTTTGGTGGTGCACTAATTTCCTGGAAATCAAAAAACTAA